One region of Octopus sinensis linkage group LG30, ASM634580v1, whole genome shotgun sequence genomic DNA includes:
- the LOC118768491 gene encoding uncharacterized protein LOC118768491, whose product MTYSHHCKIISLVTRDSDRIDVYCPSSVTSFTRINEDMVLATLPFQETILIISPKTFKIKRIQLGLHMVSYLEDSTLIGVEMFGKTVYQFDWEDNTINYQFITKETPTDIAVGVQNILVITFASINRVICYKLDGQQLWEVETHSLHLPSKISLYQNYFYVLQGQIIYRISAKGGVTRRDIGRKCRSISVGKDTILVTDYCGKPHGIQMNKDFWPKLSYNHQLHTPSLKDYIDIEDCYNITNILPMSTSSILIIYKNKKAKLFTDNGEIINQNNSVFLQLPSFCCRINANRFLVFYCEKKGFQYITCPELRKGPLIKVQTGYMKICHIVSNKCLAVTTTENKSEVHILLIHKYKVDIAERISLGHHNVSIAATPINFVVVDGSENKMVFYSTCGEKLFQKYLPFYGYPHHIYSDNVYIYVLSRRHSILRCYDLYGQMKWQWELPFPVHPDIAVFQGTLYVPDTQLNRVLLYKYQDRSSGCRLPTKNPYIRNLNLRLKEKENDQKLVIGEICNLANGQLVVSDINHDCLLYISQGGDIVSRLSLPSTATDICRWDFNHIGVTLPLQKQLRVIGNLSKRVRSVSLGQPYVRMCKMGECEIVCYCDKPSHLDILAINNYNQVQVIKTINIPVFVKSLSIDKKTEKLLIVTRGKAFQYNTRIGGGGHGSTHRQSGGSDGSISSGDGSISSSDGMVSSDSESETEAFFKDISGGGHGGRQMVPSVLMSQVKRPLSLQGGSIDQTSVYLIDRSRMFDLTVSDKARHIPLPKHLGDKEPAEINRLVLTENNLIAGYDRKNGNIKIFTLDGQLLDSIKVNVYDYIKMCRWQSNTLVIKNRDRLKKHQLLTLKVEFPLLLADDQQQQQ is encoded by the exons ATGACATATTCCCACCATTGTAAGATAATAAGTTTAGTAACAAGAGACAGTGACAGAATTGATGTCTATTGTCCATCTTCTGTGACCAGTTTCACAAGAATCAATGAAGACATGGTTCTGGCAACCCTCCCCTTCCAAGAAACGATTCTTATTATCAGCCCCAAAACCTTTAAAATCAAAAGGATACAGTTGGGTTTACATATGGTGAGTTACTTGGAAGATTCTACACTTATAGGTGTAGAAATGTTTGGTAAGACTGTTTACCAATTTGATTGGGAGGATAATACCATTAACTATCAATTTATTACCAAAGAAACCCCTACAGATATTGCTGTAGGGGTCCAGAATATACTTGTAATTACATTCGCCAGCATCAACAGAGTAATCTGTTACAAACTGGATGGCCAACAGTTATGGGAGGTAGAGACCCATTCTCTGCACCTCCCAAGTAAAATCTCTCTCtaccaaaattatttctatgtcctccagGGACAAATAATTTATAGAATTTCAGCTAAAGGTGGTGTAACAAGGAGGGACATTGGCAGGAAATGCCGCTCTATTTCTGTTGGTAAAGATACCATTTTGGTAACAGATTATTGCGGCAAACCACATGGTATTCAAATGAATAAAGACTTTTGGCCCAAATTGTCATACAACCACCAGCTACATACCCCCAGTTTAAAAGACTATATTGATATTGAGGACTGCtacaacattacaaatattctacctatgtctacatcttctatattaataatttacaaaaacaagaaagctaaattattcactgataacggggaaataattaaccaaaataattcagttttccttcagcttccttctttctgttgtaGAATAAACGCAAACAGATTCCTGGTATTTTATTGTGAAAAGAAAGGGTTTCAGTATATCACATGTCCTGAACTAAGAAAAGGCCCTTTAATAAAGGTGCAAACtggttacatgaaaatatgtcatattGTATCAAATAAGTGTCTGGCTGTGACCACCACTGAAAACAAAAGCGAGGTCCATATCCTCTTGATCCACAAATATaaagttgacattgcagaaagaatttctcttggacatcataatgtcagcattgctgcaactccaattaattttgtagtcgtagatggaagcgaaaataaaatggtattttattccacatgtggagaaaaactttttcaaaaataccttccattctatggctaccctcatcacatctactctgataatgtttatatctatgtcCTCTCCAGGAGACACTCTATTCTCAGATGTTACGATCTATATGGACAAATGAAATGGCAGTGGGAACTGCCTTTCCCTGTTCACCCTGacattgctgttttccaaggaacACTTTATGTCCCGGACACTCAACTCAACAGGGTTCTTCTTTACAAGTATCAAGACCGGTCGTCTGGCTGTCGTTTACCCACGAAAAATCCTTAtatcagaaatctaaatctacgactcaaagaaaaggagaatgaccaaaaacttgtCATTGGTGAAATATGTAATCTGGCCAATGGACAGTTGGTGGTGTCTGACATCAATCATGATTGCTTGTTGTACATTTCTCAGGGAGGAGACATTGTGTCCAGATTATCTCTGCCGTCTACAGCCACAGATATATGTCGATGGGATTTTAATCATATAGGGGTCACATTACccctacagaaacaattaagggtcatCGGAAACCTATCAAAGAGAGTGAGAAGTGTATCATTAGGGCAGCCTTATGTACGGATgtgtaagatgggtgaatgtgaaattgtttgttattgtgataaaccatcacatttagatattttagccatcaataattataatcaagttcaagtaattaagacaattaatatccctgtgtttgtgaaatcattatcaatagacaagaaaacagaaaagctattaattgttactaggggaaaagcttttcagtacaacactagaataggtggtggtggtcatggcagcACACATCGTCAGAGTGGTGGAAgtgatggtagtattagtagtggtgatggtagtattagtagtagtgatggtatggTTTCCAGTGATTCAGAGTCCGAAACAGAAGCTTTCTTCAAGGacattagtggtggtggtcatggcggtcgtcagatggtccccagtgttttaatgtcccaagtgaaacgtcccctcagtctccaaggtggatctattgaccaaacgtctgtttatctgatagacagaagccgtatgttt gacctgacagtttctgataaagccaGACATATTCCTCTCCCTAAACATTTGGGAGACAAAGAACCAGCGGAGATTAATCGTTTGGttcttactgaaaataatctGATTGCAGGATATGACAGGAAGAACggaaacattaagatattcacattGGATGGTCAGCTTTTGGATTCAATCAAAGTGAATGTTTATGattatattaaaatgtgtcgatGGCAGTCAAACACACTGGTCATTAAGAATAGGGATCGTTTAAAGAAACACCAACTGTTgacattaaaagtggaatttccACTGTTGTTG GCAgacgaccaacaacaacaacaataa